A single window of Granulicella mallensis MP5ACTX8 DNA harbors:
- a CDS encoding Crp/Fnr family transcriptional regulator, whose protein sequence is MPHRKLKEFDPAAFLATSGLGRRIVHIKAKGTLFSQGSVADSVFYLQKGRAKLTVVSKAGKEATITLIAAGDFVGEESVTAIAGLHMSTATAITTCSVLKIERVEMMRVIHDEHAFSDIFVAFLLDRSMRTQADLVDQLFNSSERRLARILLLMADFGKPGEPETVIPRITQETLADMIGTTRSRVSFFMNRFRKMGFIEYNGRIHVHKSLLNVVLHDQRPGANSISAALLDTKRDKTKPAKRASASTRKMMAVSDERPLDDAVDSPRLQRSQSKRNAYRIAQNSWSTGGTLRP, encoded by the coding sequence ATGCCGCACCGGAAGCTAAAAGAATTCGATCCCGCAGCCTTTCTCGCTACCTCAGGATTAGGTCGCCGGATCGTTCACATCAAAGCCAAGGGAACTCTGTTCTCACAAGGGAGCGTTGCAGATTCTGTGTTCTATCTGCAAAAGGGGCGAGCGAAGCTCACGGTCGTGTCCAAGGCCGGCAAGGAAGCAACCATTACGCTCATCGCCGCTGGCGACTTTGTCGGGGAGGAGTCGGTCACCGCTATTGCGGGATTGCATATGTCCACTGCAACTGCAATTACCACCTGCTCTGTGCTGAAGATCGAACGGGTAGAGATGATGCGGGTCATCCACGATGAACACGCCTTTTCCGACATCTTTGTTGCTTTCCTCTTAGATCGGTCCATGCGAACCCAAGCGGATCTTGTGGACCAGCTATTCAATTCGAGCGAACGACGGCTAGCTAGAATTCTCCTGCTCATGGCGGATTTCGGGAAGCCTGGTGAGCCAGAGACAGTGATTCCCCGGATTACGCAGGAAACCTTGGCCGATATGATCGGGACAACCCGATCCCGGGTGAGTTTCTTCATGAACCGATTCCGCAAGATGGGGTTCATTGAATACAACGGCCGCATTCATGTTCACAAGTCCCTGCTCAACGTGGTTCTTCATGATCAGAGGCCAGGCGCGAACTCGATCAGCGCCGCGCTTCTTGATACGAAACGAGACAAGACAAAACCGGCAAAACGAGCGTCCGCCTCAACAAGAAAAATGATGGCCGTATCTGACGAGAGGCCTCTCGACGATGCGGTTGACTCGCCTCGACTACAACGGAGTCAAAGCAAGCGAAATGCGTATCGAATTGCTCAGAACTCATGGTCTACGGGTGGAACACTGAGACCTTAG
- a CDS encoding general stress protein, which produces MKTVDSVVAVYDTHEQAEHAIKLLQEAGTDMKTLSIAAKDTHTDEHVVGYYNTGDRMKYWGKIGAYWGGFWGLLFGSAMFAIPGLGPLLVAGPLVAWIVAGLEGAVVIGGVSALGAGLISIGIPKDSVVEYETAIKSDKFVLIVHGSFDEVKQAEEVIESSRHKAYTVHGETVLA; this is translated from the coding sequence ATGAAAACTGTTGATTCGGTCGTTGCAGTCTACGACACACACGAACAAGCGGAGCACGCCATCAAGCTTCTCCAAGAGGCGGGGACCGATATGAAGACCTTATCGATCGCGGCGAAGGATACACACACGGACGAACATGTTGTTGGTTATTACAACACTGGCGACAGGATGAAGTACTGGGGAAAGATAGGCGCCTACTGGGGAGGATTCTGGGGCTTACTCTTCGGCTCCGCGATGTTCGCCATCCCGGGTCTTGGGCCCCTTCTTGTTGCAGGTCCGCTTGTCGCCTGGATTGTCGCAGGACTTGAAGGAGCTGTCGTCATAGGCGGCGTAAGCGCTCTCGGTGCAGGCCTGATCAGCATCGGCATACCGAAAGACAGCGTTGTCGAATACGAAACTGCCATCAAGAGCGACAAATTCGTTCTTATTGTCCACGGTTCGTTCGATGAAGTGAAACAGGCAGAAGAGGTGATCGAAAGCTCACGCCACAAGGCCTACACAGTTCACGGTGAAACTGTTCTCGCGTAA
- the glgX gene encoding glycogen debranching protein GlgX — translation MDPKANDAPVVATAIRPLNKTHSLQGVPSPLGASLLEDGTNFSLFSSCATGITISFFDHVDALVSQRFIRLDPAINRTGHYWHIFIPGVKAGQIYGYRAEGPNDPKNGQRFDESKILIDPYGKAVAVGKNYSRGNACCPGDNTATSMKSVVADMALFDWDGDAPLNHSFRTTIIYEMHIAGFTRHPNSGVSDANRGKYLGVIEKIPHLQKLGITAVEILPVFQFDPQSAPSGLTDYWGYNPVSFFSPHLGYSSSGDPMTCLDEFREMVKQLHRAGIEVILDVVYNHTAEAGDGGPTSCFRGLGNSSYYILNEDGAGYLNVTGAGNTLKTNHSVVKRLILDSLKFWVSEMHIDGFRFDLASVLSRDEWGQPMSNPPILWDIDSEPLLAGTKLIAEAWDEGGLYQVGRFGHDRWNDWNGQFRDDVRSFLKGDRETVWKLRERISGSYDLYRSGDRPAGQSINFITCHDGFTLNDLVSYDYKHNEANGELNGDGTNSNRSWNCGTEGANVSLDIDRLRTQQIKNGLVLALLSTGTPMLLMGDEVRRTQGGNNNAYCQDDPISWFDWEPDTKKLEMLRFTQLLVRLRLDCDNGMFLDGKEVGGFVNANKMEWHGVRLDQPDWGADSHSLAFVWRNAALGEVRYVAVNSFWQTLEFDLPPVTGGKSSGWLRVVDTSLASPFDVADQGQYVPISGSTYIVNPRSTIILRYDYAVED, via the coding sequence ATGGATCCAAAAGCTAATGACGCGCCCGTCGTTGCAACTGCGATACGCCCGCTGAACAAAACGCACTCGCTCCAGGGCGTGCCATCTCCGCTGGGAGCCTCCCTCTTGGAGGACGGTACCAATTTCAGCCTCTTCTCATCATGCGCGACGGGTATCACAATCTCGTTCTTCGATCATGTCGATGCACTCGTCTCCCAGAGATTCATCCGATTAGATCCAGCGATCAATCGAACCGGTCACTACTGGCACATCTTCATCCCTGGGGTGAAGGCCGGACAGATCTACGGGTATCGAGCCGAGGGTCCTAATGACCCCAAAAACGGACAACGTTTCGACGAATCGAAGATTCTCATCGACCCCTACGGAAAAGCGGTTGCAGTAGGGAAGAATTACAGCCGCGGCAATGCCTGCTGCCCCGGCGACAACACGGCAACGTCGATGAAGAGCGTTGTGGCGGATATGGCTCTCTTCGACTGGGACGGTGACGCTCCGCTCAATCACTCATTCCGAACGACCATCATTTACGAAATGCACATCGCCGGTTTTACTCGCCACCCAAACTCTGGTGTGTCGGATGCCAACCGAGGAAAATATCTTGGCGTCATTGAGAAGATCCCCCATCTTCAGAAGTTGGGTATTACCGCGGTCGAAATTCTGCCCGTATTCCAGTTCGACCCTCAATCTGCGCCCTCTGGGCTAACAGATTATTGGGGGTACAATCCGGTATCGTTTTTCTCCCCTCATCTCGGATACAGTTCGTCTGGCGATCCGATGACCTGTCTTGATGAGTTTCGGGAGATGGTAAAGCAACTGCATCGTGCAGGGATCGAGGTTATCCTCGATGTCGTCTACAACCACACTGCGGAAGCAGGAGATGGCGGTCCGACGTCTTGCTTTCGCGGACTAGGGAACAGCTCGTACTACATCCTCAATGAAGACGGAGCGGGATACCTCAATGTCACTGGCGCAGGGAATACGTTGAAGACGAATCATTCTGTCGTCAAGAGACTTATCTTGGATAGCCTGAAGTTCTGGGTATCGGAGATGCATATCGATGGCTTTCGCTTTGACCTTGCCTCGGTGCTTTCGCGCGACGAGTGGGGTCAACCCATGAGCAACCCACCGATTCTCTGGGACATCGACTCCGAGCCCCTGTTGGCCGGGACAAAGCTAATCGCTGAGGCTTGGGACGAAGGAGGGCTGTATCAGGTCGGGAGATTTGGGCATGACAGATGGAACGACTGGAACGGACAGTTCAGAGATGATGTTCGCAGCTTTCTGAAAGGCGATCGCGAAACTGTCTGGAAACTTCGCGAGCGCATCAGTGGAAGCTACGATCTCTACCGCTCTGGAGACCGGCCGGCAGGACAAAGCATCAACTTCATCACTTGCCACGACGGATTCACTCTCAACGACCTCGTCTCATACGACTACAAGCACAATGAGGCGAACGGGGAGCTCAATGGGGACGGTACCAACTCCAACCGCAGTTGGAACTGTGGCACAGAAGGTGCCAATGTCAGCTTAGACATCGATCGCTTGCGAACACAGCAGATCAAGAATGGGCTTGTTTTGGCTCTACTTTCAACCGGGACTCCAATGTTGCTCATGGGCGACGAGGTGCGTCGTACTCAGGGCGGGAACAACAATGCCTATTGCCAAGATGACCCCATCAGCTGGTTCGATTGGGAACCAGATACGAAGAAGTTAGAAATGCTCCGATTCACCCAATTGCTCGTGCGGCTCCGTCTTGACTGTGACAATGGCATGTTCCTTGACGGAAAGGAGGTCGGCGGATTCGTCAATGCAAACAAGATGGAGTGGCACGGAGTTCGGCTTGACCAGCCAGACTGGGGTGCAGACTCTCATAGTTTGGCATTTGTGTGGCGCAACGCGGCGCTTGGGGAGGTCCGTTACGTGGCGGTCAATTCATTTTGGCAAACTCTTGAATTCGATTTGCCGCCAGTGACAGGCGGGAAGAGTTCTGGATGGCTCCGGGTGGTAGATACGTCACTAGCGTCGCCGTTCGATGTCGCGGATCAGGGACAATACGTGCCGATCAGCGGATCAACCTATATCGTGAACCCTCGTTCCACAATCATCCTGCGTTATGATTATGCGGTCGAAGACTGA
- a CDS encoding universal stress protein: MIEPTRSTFNPKKILVPMDFSPSSISALTTTIELARLFHAELYLLHVIPMLPIVTGIEFPTSFYPNQEFLADAEKESEKKMAEFVSNLLGQGIKASSKVEIGNDVVGNVLMVIEREHVDMLVISTHGMSGWRPVVFGSIAEKVVKLAECPVLLLRSAKILDKDDPKGAK, translated from the coding sequence ATGATCGAGCCGACTCGTTCTACGTTCAATCCGAAAAAGATACTCGTCCCTATGGATTTCAGTCCATCGTCGATATCAGCCTTGACGACGACAATCGAACTGGCCCGGCTGTTTCACGCCGAACTCTATCTTCTGCATGTAATCCCAATGCTACCGATCGTCACTGGAATTGAATTTCCTACTTCCTTTTATCCGAATCAAGAGTTTCTTGCAGATGCCGAAAAGGAGTCGGAGAAAAAAATGGCTGAGTTCGTCTCCAATCTCTTGGGGCAGGGGATAAAAGCTAGTTCCAAGGTTGAAATTGGTAATGATGTTGTCGGAAACGTACTGATGGTGATCGAACGGGAACACGTCGACATGCTGGTTATCTCCACTCACGGCATGTCCGGATGGCGCCCGGTGGTATTCGGATCAATCGCGGAGAAAGTCGTTAAACTCGCTGAGTGTCCGGTTCTTCTTCTCCGAAGCGCGAAGATTTTGGATAAAGATGATCCCAAGGGTGCGAAGTGA
- a CDS encoding oleate hydratase: MPHKRRVQEDTKVYLIGGGIASMAAAGFLIRDGGLKGHDISILEESDKIGGSLDANGTPETGYVMRGGRMIESKYLCTFNLFSSIPTLDNRQSVTEEIFAWNKTMKTASRSRLFREGKSVNAPLFGLSEKHILTIERLELEPESLLGRTTISDQLDADFFATDFWFMWCTTFAFQPWHSAVEFKRYLVRFTHMVSGFNTLGGIMRTVYNQYDSLVRPLRRWLEERGVQFHLNTRVMDLITSNASDGFAVEQIHCETSGAPHLIQVTSSDFVIATLGSMTEGSSFGSMDQAAVLNEARAGGSWSLWEKIARRQNDCGRPANFSDHVKDSKWLSFTTTLHTPIFFDCIRDATGNAPGEGGLITFPESNWLASIVLPHQPHFIGQPEDVNVFWGYGLFVDRPGNFVKKPMAECTGREIMTEIMGHLRLNAEIDKVLSSCTCIPCMMPFITSQFLPRSIGDRPAVVPPRSKNLAFVGQFCEIEDDVVFTVEYSIRSAQTAVYSLLGLDKTPPSVYKGNHDPRVLLKAFLALHNNAGREALLEQSIPS; encoded by the coding sequence ATGCCACACAAGCGCAGAGTGCAAGAAGACACGAAGGTGTACTTGATTGGTGGAGGAATCGCGTCGATGGCTGCCGCGGGTTTCCTGATTCGCGACGGAGGCCTAAAAGGGCACGACATCAGCATCCTCGAAGAATCCGACAAGATCGGCGGCAGTCTGGACGCTAACGGGACGCCTGAGACCGGCTATGTCATGCGTGGCGGTCGGATGATCGAGAGCAAATATCTTTGCACCTTCAACCTGTTCTCTTCTATTCCGACCCTCGACAATCGCCAGTCCGTGACAGAGGAGATCTTCGCCTGGAACAAGACGATGAAGACTGCATCAAGATCCCGTCTCTTCCGTGAAGGAAAGAGCGTCAACGCTCCTCTATTCGGACTGAGTGAAAAGCACATCTTGACCATCGAACGACTTGAGTTGGAGCCGGAGTCTTTGCTTGGACGCACGACAATCTCCGACCAGTTAGATGCCGATTTCTTTGCGACAGACTTCTGGTTCATGTGGTGTACGACCTTCGCGTTTCAACCTTGGCACAGCGCTGTCGAGTTCAAACGCTATCTCGTGCGTTTCACGCACATGGTGTCCGGCTTCAACACGCTTGGCGGCATCATGCGAACGGTTTACAACCAGTACGACTCGCTTGTTCGACCTCTGCGTAGGTGGCTCGAAGAGCGAGGCGTTCAGTTTCACCTGAACACACGCGTGATGGACCTTATTACGTCGAACGCCTCAGATGGTTTCGCGGTGGAACAGATCCATTGCGAGACTTCTGGCGCTCCGCACTTAATTCAGGTGACCTCATCCGATTTTGTGATTGCCACATTGGGTTCCATGACAGAGGGATCGAGTTTTGGATCGATGGATCAAGCTGCTGTTCTGAATGAAGCGCGAGCCGGAGGATCCTGGTCGTTATGGGAGAAGATTGCAAGGCGACAGAATGATTGCGGCAGGCCTGCAAACTTCAGCGACCACGTAAAAGATTCGAAGTGGCTATCCTTCACGACAACACTTCACACTCCGATTTTTTTTGATTGCATTCGGGATGCTACAGGCAATGCTCCCGGGGAGGGTGGCCTGATTACGTTTCCCGAATCGAACTGGCTGGCGTCGATTGTATTGCCGCATCAGCCGCACTTCATCGGTCAGCCGGAGGATGTCAACGTGTTCTGGGGGTATGGTCTGTTTGTGGACCGACCTGGCAACTTCGTAAAAAAGCCGATGGCTGAATGTACGGGCCGCGAAATCATGACCGAAATCATGGGACACCTTCGGCTTAATGCAGAGATCGACAAGGTGCTGAGCAGTTGCACATGTATTCCGTGCATGATGCCGTTTATCACCAGCCAGTTCCTGCCGCGTTCCATCGGTGACCGCCCAGCGGTAGTTCCTCCACGCTCCAAAAATCTCGCCTTCGTAGGTCAGTTTTGCGAAATAGAAGACGACGTGGTTTTCACGGTGGAGTACTCCATACGTTCCGCACAGACTGCTGTGTACTCGCTGCTCGGGTTGGACAAGACGCCACCGTCTGTTTACAAGGGAAACCATGATCCGCGCGTTCTTCTGAAGGCTTTTCTGGCGTTGCATAACAACGCGGGCAGGGAAGCTTTGTTAGAGCAATCGATCCCGTCATAA
- a CDS encoding HAD-IC family P-type ATPase translates to MTSSDTLNVSASIQNGSSAVPSEAGAGLSSSQAAAVLTQDGPNAMPDTSAHLLRNALSKFWAPVPWLLEASMVLQIALHKYVESGIIAALLIFNAALAFVQEGRAQATLNALKSRLALNASVQRDGVWKLIPAAQLVVGDLVKLSLGGVVAADVHILSGSILLDQSMLTGESLPVEAGAGADTFSGALVKRGEATAKVTATGTRTKFGQTAELVRTAHVVSSQQKAVLKIVRNLAFFNGAVILLMGVYALTHSMPWSEVVPLFLTAVLAAIPVGLPATFTLSSAIGARSLAKLGVLPTRLSAVDEAGTINVLCVDKTGTLTANQLSVTSVFPLNGFQENQVLGIAALASSIGGQDSVDAAIRSASEKKPASDTPKLVTFTAFDPAKKTSEATATDARGQAVKIIKGAFATILTLSAPDTQASEAANKLERQGFRVLAVAFGPPTALRLIGLIALSDPPRGDSASLISELKTLGVRTVMVTGDAPETASIVAGEVGLSGATCPTGPIPASVKPEDYSVFASILPEGKFDLVKAFQKSGHTVGMCGDGANDAPALRQAQIGIAVSTATDVAKSAAGVVLTEAGLSGIVAAIKTGRVIFQRILSYTLRSTTKKIAQLLFLAIGLLMTGQAVLTPLLMVIVMITGDFLSMAFATDRVRPSETPNSWDIGKITAAGALLGLGFLAFCTAALAVGRYRMHLDINHLRTFCVIAIVYGSQAITYAVRDRQHLWGLPPTKWLVMSSAADMLFISLLANRGIEMSSLSLAVLTSEFLAATIFFFILNFVKVPIFRRLNIT, encoded by the coding sequence ATGACGAGCAGCGACACTTTGAACGTCTCAGCGTCCATCCAGAATGGAAGTTCCGCCGTCCCTTCGGAGGCTGGTGCGGGCCTATCAAGCTCACAAGCTGCAGCCGTGCTCACGCAGGACGGACCGAATGCGATGCCCGATACTTCGGCCCATCTGCTTAGGAATGCGCTTTCGAAGTTCTGGGCCCCGGTTCCCTGGCTTCTCGAAGCCTCGATGGTCTTGCAGATTGCGCTGCACAAATATGTTGAGTCTGGCATCATCGCTGCACTGCTTATCTTCAACGCTGCGCTGGCGTTTGTGCAGGAGGGTCGCGCACAAGCGACCCTTAACGCCCTGAAGTCGCGACTCGCGCTAAATGCCTCAGTCCAGCGTGACGGTGTATGGAAACTGATTCCCGCAGCGCAGTTGGTTGTTGGAGACTTGGTCAAGCTTTCGCTGGGTGGGGTGGTCGCAGCGGATGTTCATATCCTTAGTGGTTCGATCCTGCTGGACCAATCGATGCTGACGGGAGAATCTCTACCGGTGGAGGCCGGTGCTGGTGCGGATACGTTCTCAGGAGCCCTCGTCAAGCGGGGTGAAGCGACAGCCAAGGTGACGGCAACAGGTACTCGAACCAAGTTCGGGCAGACAGCCGAGTTGGTGCGAACAGCACACGTCGTCAGTTCGCAGCAGAAGGCTGTTCTAAAGATTGTGCGAAACCTTGCCTTCTTCAATGGCGCGGTCATCCTACTTATGGGTGTGTACGCTCTCACTCACTCGATGCCCTGGAGTGAGGTTGTTCCGCTTTTCCTCACAGCGGTACTCGCTGCTATCCCGGTGGGTTTGCCGGCCACATTCACATTGTCCTCAGCTATCGGAGCGCGATCTCTCGCTAAACTAGGTGTGCTTCCTACACGCCTGTCTGCGGTGGATGAGGCCGGCACGATTAATGTGTTGTGCGTGGACAAGACGGGCACTCTCACGGCCAATCAGCTTTCGGTGACGAGTGTCTTCCCACTGAATGGGTTCCAGGAAAACCAGGTTCTCGGGATTGCGGCACTCGCGAGTTCCATAGGTGGTCAAGACTCGGTTGACGCTGCGATTCGATCCGCCTCCGAGAAGAAACCGGCTTCGGATACGCCAAAGCTGGTGACATTTACAGCATTTGATCCCGCTAAGAAGACATCGGAGGCGACCGCGACGGATGCCAGAGGCCAGGCTGTAAAGATCATCAAGGGCGCCTTCGCAACAATCCTCACACTCTCCGCACCCGATACACAAGCATCTGAGGCAGCAAACAAGCTCGAAAGACAAGGGTTTCGTGTTCTGGCAGTTGCTTTCGGTCCACCAACCGCCCTACGACTGATAGGTTTGATCGCGTTAAGCGATCCGCCTCGCGGAGACTCGGCGTCACTCATCTCTGAATTGAAAACCCTCGGGGTGCGGACGGTGATGGTCACGGGAGACGCACCGGAGACGGCCTCCATTGTCGCCGGCGAGGTCGGCCTCAGTGGTGCTACCTGTCCGACGGGTCCAATCCCGGCGAGTGTTAAACCAGAAGACTATTCCGTTTTCGCAAGCATCCTTCCCGAAGGAAAGTTCGATCTTGTGAAGGCATTTCAGAAGAGTGGGCATACCGTGGGAATGTGCGGCGACGGTGCCAATGATGCTCCGGCATTGCGACAGGCTCAAATCGGGATCGCGGTTTCCACCGCAACGGATGTCGCCAAATCAGCCGCAGGCGTTGTCCTCACTGAAGCCGGTCTCAGTGGGATCGTGGCTGCCATCAAGACGGGAAGAGTCATCTTTCAGCGCATCCTCAGCTACACCTTGAGATCCACGACTAAGAAGATCGCCCAGCTCCTGTTCCTCGCCATCGGCCTCCTGATGACCGGACAAGCCGTGCTGACTCCGCTGCTGATGGTCATCGTAATGATTACTGGCGACTTTCTTTCGATGGCCTTTGCCACTGATCGGGTGAGACCCTCCGAAACTCCCAATTCCTGGGACATCGGAAAGATTACGGCGGCCGGAGCCCTTTTGGGACTTGGCTTTCTGGCGTTCTGCACGGCCGCTCTTGCTGTCGGCAGATACAGGATGCACTTGGACATCAATCACCTGCGGACGTTCTGTGTCATCGCCATCGTCTATGGCAGCCAGGCAATTACCTACGCTGTGCGTGACCGACAACATCTTTGGGGCCTGCCTCCAACGAAGTGGCTGGTGATGTCTTCTGCAGCGGATATGTTGTTCATCTCGTTGCTTGCGAATCGCGGTATCGAGATGTCCTCACTCTCACTCGCCGTCTTGACCTCGGAGTTCCTGGCAGCCACAATTTTCTTCTTTATTCTGAACTTCGTTAAAGTTCCTATCTTCAGGCGTCTGAATATCACCTAA
- a CDS encoding redoxin domain-containing protein, translating to MPILTAGTTAPEFRLHVTPDQKLSLSELRGKPVVLAFYPADWSPVCGDELSVFNEILPELLKYSAELVAISVDGAWCHDAFAKHKHLHFSLLSDFEPKGDTARAYGSYREADGVCERALFVLDKNGVITWSYCSPVAVSPGADGILKALEALPK from the coding sequence ATGCCAATCCTCACCGCTGGAACAACAGCCCCAGAGTTCCGTCTCCACGTCACCCCGGATCAAAAGCTTTCACTGAGCGAGTTGCGCGGCAAACCCGTTGTGCTCGCGTTTTATCCCGCAGACTGGAGTCCAGTCTGCGGGGACGAACTCAGCGTGTTCAATGAGATCTTGCCGGAGCTGCTCAAGTACAGTGCCGAGCTTGTCGCCATCTCGGTAGACGGCGCCTGGTGTCACGATGCCTTTGCCAAGCATAAGCATCTTCACTTCTCGTTGCTCTCTGATTTTGAGCCGAAAGGCGATACGGCCCGCGCTTATGGTTCCTATCGCGAGGCGGATGGTGTCTGCGAACGCGCTCTCTTTGTTCTCGACAAGAACGGCGTCATCACATGGAGCTACTGCTCACCGGTGGCGGTAAGTCCCGGCGCAGACGGCATTCTGAAAGCTCTCGAAGCACTACCGAAATAG
- a CDS encoding DsbA family protein, translating into MSKLSIGVSKHDHLQGKLNAACSLVEYGDYECPSCGEVQPTIRSLQAHLGNRMSFVFRNFPLREIHPWAEPAAEVAEFAGSQGKFWEMHDLLFANQESLDESTFHALLEKLGLTDSGLQLARSSGTAKERIDADFTGGIRSGVNGTPTFFLNGDRYDGPTNYESLVTLMEQVLISNGD; encoded by the coding sequence ATGAGCAAACTATCCATCGGTGTATCGAAGCACGACCACCTCCAAGGCAAACTGAATGCGGCATGTAGCCTTGTCGAATATGGCGACTATGAGTGCCCGTCATGCGGAGAAGTCCAGCCGACCATCAGAAGCTTACAAGCTCATCTCGGCAACCGGATGTCCTTCGTCTTTCGCAATTTTCCCTTGCGGGAGATCCACCCGTGGGCCGAGCCCGCCGCTGAGGTGGCGGAGTTTGCCGGAAGTCAAGGTAAGTTCTGGGAGATGCACGATCTGCTGTTCGCAAATCAAGAGAGCTTGGACGAGAGTACGTTCCACGCACTCTTGGAGAAACTGGGCTTGACCGATTCGGGCCTACAACTCGCGCGATCCAGCGGAACGGCGAAAGAGAGAATCGACGCCGATTTTACTGGAGGTATCCGGAGTGGTGTGAACGGAACGCCGACCTTTTTTCTGAATGGAGATCGATACGACGGTCCCACAAACTACGAATCTCTGGTTACGCTGATGGAGCAGGTTCTCATCTCGAATGGGGATTAG
- a CDS encoding zinc-dependent alcohol dehydrogenase family protein, protein MESDLPPESELKAAVYDSNRSSPAQLVEIMDVPRPRLMAGHLLLRVLACGVCRTDLHIIEGDLPALSPKIIPGHQIVGEVVEGATLRLPLGTRVGVSWMGGVDGDCWYCQNHMENLCDHPVFTGYSVNGGYAEFVLVREDFAYPLPDELDNAQVAPLLCAGIIGFRSLRVAGVIPGEKVGLFGFGSSAALAIRILQFWKCQVYVVTRGRAHRDFATSLGATWVGDEDTVPPALLDRAITFAPSGKVVISALSCLRKGGVVAVNAIHLDQMPAFDYDKLLWGERQIRSVANMTRDDARDFLKLAGQLQFRPEVTIFSLEDAHKALIAVKNEDESGSIVIVP, encoded by the coding sequence ATGGAGTCAGACTTACCACCGGAGTCAGAGTTGAAAGCTGCTGTCTACGATTCGAATCGTTCGAGCCCTGCTCAATTGGTAGAGATCATGGACGTTCCACGCCCGAGATTGATGGCAGGGCACCTCCTTCTCCGCGTGCTTGCTTGCGGTGTCTGCCGTACCGATCTCCATATAATCGAGGGAGATCTGCCTGCCCTCTCTCCGAAAATCATTCCGGGCCATCAAATTGTTGGTGAGGTTGTGGAAGGAGCTACTCTTCGTCTTCCCCTTGGGACACGGGTGGGTGTCTCCTGGATGGGTGGCGTCGATGGGGATTGCTGGTATTGCCAGAATCACATGGAGAATCTCTGTGACCATCCCGTCTTCACTGGATATTCAGTGAATGGCGGTTACGCGGAGTTTGTACTGGTTCGCGAGGACTTTGCATATCCACTGCCCGACGAGTTGGACAACGCGCAGGTTGCTCCATTGCTGTGTGCAGGTATCATCGGTTTCCGGAGCCTGCGAGTCGCCGGAGTGATACCCGGTGAAAAGGTAGGGCTCTTCGGTTTTGGCAGTTCTGCAGCTTTAGCCATCCGAATCCTGCAGTTTTGGAAGTGTCAGGTCTATGTCGTCACGAGGGGGCGGGCACACCGCGACTTCGCCACGTCGCTCGGAGCAACTTGGGTAGGAGACGAAGATACCGTTCCTCCAGCGTTGTTGGATCGGGCGATTACCTTTGCTCCCAGTGGCAAGGTTGTGATCAGTGCGCTGAGCTGTCTTAGGAAGGGCGGGGTTGTCGCGGTCAACGCGATCCATTTGGATCAGATGCCGGCATTCGATTACGACAAGTTGCTCTGGGGTGAACGACAGATCCGCAGTGTGGCGAACATGACCCGCGACGACGCCCGGGACTTTCTCAAGCTGGCAGGACAACTCCAGTTTCGGCCGGAGGTCACCATCTTCTCGCTGGAAGATGCCCACAAAGCTCTCATCGCGGTGAAGAACGAAGACGAATCTGGATCGATCGTGATTGTTCCCTAA